ATCGGGGGTATTCGGCCTGATGCTGGCGCTGCTCACCTGCATGCCCTTCTCCCAGAAGCCCGAAGATGGCACCAGCAGCCCCATCAATCGAGTCTGCGTCATGTGGAACTCGCTGTCGTcctgcttcctcttctgctgGTTCATCACCGGTGAGTTAAAAGTAGCGGTGGGCAGGCGAATGAGCCGACACTCAGGGAAACGCAACAGGAGAGGTGCAGTGGTTGGTGTAATACCTACTTTCTGCTGTCTTCCACTTATCCGGGTTCAAATCACATGTGCCTCACTTCCTTGGATAAACTACCCACTGCAGTAACACAAATGAGCCACTAGATGTCCACCTTTTAGTTTAAACCAGCATCCCACACCTTTGTACAGTTAcaaagctgcacacacacacacacacacctttatttgaaatattctgCTTGGATTCAACCCTCAACACTTAGAGTACAGAAAAATAACACACCctctacattacattacatatcatttggctgatgcttttgtccaaagcaacttacaattagtacactcaacatttatgaggggccatttaggggttcagtatcttgccaaggaaacttcggcatgcagatggagaagagtggggtttgaaccggcaaccttccgGTTGGAGAACAACCTCTCTACCCCGTAGGCCACACCGCCCGGAATAACAATAGCAATATAGTGTATCAAATGTGATCTGAATTAGGTGAGTTCAACCTCCACAGGAGCAAAGTGCATGTGCTCCAagaagtacaagtacaagtTTCCTCCACAGCTTATGAGGCCGTATCAGACACAGGCTATCAGAAATGATACAGACATTTAACATGGGTCTGGAAACAAGCAAAGGAAGAGTGGAACTGCGCTGGTTGATGTAGGCCCCATGAAACAATCCAAatcttatttttttgtttttttgtttttttcaggcaaTGTGTGGATCTACTCTATTTACCAGCCGGAATACACCAAGAACTCAACGAACTTGGACGTTTACTGCGACAAGACGCTCTACCTGTTCGCCTTCTGGATCACGACTCTGGCCTACATCCTCTTTGGCGTGATTCTTCTGTGTAGCTGCTGCGTTATGGTCTGCTTCTTCCTGTGTGGCCGAGCCGACGCAGACGACAACATCTAGAGACTTTTGCCGATGGAGGAAACTGTTTAGCCGTGTGAGAGGCACGTCTTGTGCAACAAGACGAATCTGTGCTGTGGCAGCTCTGATAGACACAAGAGTAACTCTGAAGATTCTACCGATTTTTAACACTGATTATAAATTAAGGATTCCTAATCGCCGAGCCCTCCCTCACTGTCTCTCCCAGCATGATTTGTTTATATGTGCAGCCGGAAAATGAGGTTCAAGCTTTGTACATGATGAAATGATTAAATGCCTGTTCTGTGTGAATTCACTTTGTCTTgtagttgattttatttcactcGTAAAACAAACTAATCAAACTCATTGTGTTCCTCAGTTTCCCCATCGGAAACACCTGCTACTGTGCATTCGTTGTTGTATTCATAACCAACTCATACAAAGGAGATCGTAAAAGGGGCATTAGTTGTCTACTTTGCGGATCCAGTTGTGGTGACGGCAAAATAAGATGCGTAACCTAACCATGGTTCTCATTTTTCATAAAGAAAGCATGCACTTTGTAACTTTCTGCAGATTTTAAGAAGTTCCATGTACTTTACTTGCCTGCACAGCCCCATTCCCCTCGGCACCCGTCACTCACACCTGCAATAATTGGTTTTCATGCATTAAATTGTTTGAGGAGGTCGAGTTCGTggtctatactgcagccagcagccagggggcgatcaagatgatttggcttcacttttgggagctgttatgtcgtccatctttacacaaAAAAGACCAGCATCAAATACAAAGTCTGCTATGATTGAAAATAAGAGGAGCCCCGGCGCTAAgattggccgacatgtacaaaaatcaaaagggacatttgtcttttcatgacaaacaaataagtctgaTGAACTTGTCCTTGGGCTTTCATTAGATCAACTTCAACTTCTGTGAATGTCatctcaacaagatggagatataaactACCTCGGTATATATGgtggtgtgaccgtggcgtgacATTCTGTTATTCACCTAAAAAGAGGGATTTATTTTAACTCCTCTGTGCATTGTTCTTTCAGACTCAAACCTCATTCACATTCACAGTCCCACCATCAGATCCATGTGTCAATATTGACTCATCATTACAGTGCCCCcttgctggctacaggaagtgacatgttttaaactttgatAAACTGCCcttggctgctttacaataaacAGGTCAAAtgagctgtatatatatatataaaagaaaacttCAAAGGATTCATTAAGCAAATAATtctttgttgtcagtttgctctaatgtcacagtgtcagtgtTAGAAACCCTTTATGTCTTAGATGCAAAGACAAAAGATTTGTATGatctgaagagagaaaagagagtttTTGACCTGAACAGCCAAAAAGAGGTAAGCcttgttttaaaactaaattcgATTTAGATAAAGTTCTCACTATGGGGTCTAACTTGATGGGGTGGACCGTAGTGCGTGATTGGTCAGCGTGCATGACAGAGGCCGGAAGTAAAGCTTTTTCCTTCCAGCAGTGAGCAAAACACATGCATTGCGGAGACGTGCGATTGGTCATTGATCGCGCTCTCCACCTACAGGCTTCAAAATGTTGTGCTTACATATTTAGGTCCCGAGCACcaacggtgggaggccctattgtatttcaaaggatttgtatttcccttttggGCTTTTTTCAGGGCCTTGACACGCTCCAATTCTTACCAAAGGATATTCAAAACCCCCAAAAGTaattgtattctggagtaattacacgccatcaaaacatgaTGTTCTGTATCTCGGATATATATGGTGCAATTGACTCCAAattagacatgtaagacaagagtcccggcctgatgataTCTTACTAGAAATTATGAATtcaaatcacagcgccccctggtggcaacagaaaATTTCTTTCACCAACACGTGTTTCCACAAAGAAGCCACGATCAGCAGCagggaaaacaaacatattacCTTTAAAACCTTTGATTGCACTTTGTTGCCTTCTTGTGTTTAGGCTCCCGCAGATCACTGCGCCCCAGAATTCAAGTTTTTTAATTCTTCTCACTTGTTGGTCTTCCTCTGCAGGTCAGAGCCCTCGCCACTGATACCATGTCCGTGTGTGTGGAATGCATCCCCCCCCCTTATCAACCAAAGAGAGCGGCTCTAGGTGAGATCCGTTTAATCACGCTGACATTAGGCGTCGGGGAAGAGAAGCTAAAAAATGACAATTTACTTTCTTCTTTCAGGATTTCCAAAGTTGTTTGGTTGCGCCATTCCTGTTGCTAAGATCGCAATTGGTGAGTGAgagatttgtttgaggttttactCAAAGATCAGAGAGTCTGCTTTTTCCCGATGAGAACATGAACTGACCGATGTCTCGGTATCCACCAGGGTCTGTGTATCTGGACGACTGTCCGGTGCAGCCCTACATCCCCATCTACTTGATCGTGTCGGGGGTTATCGGCCTGATGCTGGCGCTGCTCACCTTTATGCCCTTCTCCCAGAAGCCAGAGGACGGCACCAGCAACCCCATCAATCGAGTCTGCATCACGTGGGACTCGCTGTTGcgctgcttcctctgctgctggttcATTGCCGGTGAGTTAATAGTCACGTTGGGCAGGCGAATGAGCCGACACTCAGGGGAACGCAACAGGAGAGGTGCAGTGGTTGGTGTAATACCTACTTTCTGGCAGGATGGTTTAAATTTTCATTATAACTTTACACCAGAAATGTAAACCATCCATCCATACGTTGTCTTCCACTTATCCGGGTTCAAATCACATGTGCCTCAGTTCCTTCAATATAGGAGCACCAGTTGGAAAAACTACCCACTGCAGTAAAACAAATGAGCCACTAGATGTCCACCTTTAATTTAAACTAGCACCCCACACCTTTGTTCAGTTACAAAGATgctcacacacacctttattTGAAATATCCTGCTTGGATTCAACCCTCAACAAATAGAgtacagaaaaataacaaaccctCTACAATAGCAATTGGACCTCCACAGCCCGTGTTATTGGTTCAGCGGGCCGGCCATCCAGACTGACACATTATATTGTGTACATAATATCACCTTCATTTGTCACCTCTGTCAAATGTGACCCAAATTAAGTTCAACCTCAACAGGAGCAAAGTGTACGTGCTCCAAAAATAACAAGTACAAGTTTTCTCCACAGCTTATGAGGCCGGATCTGACACAGGCTTctccttattttattttcttatcacAGACATGACTTGATAATGTAACTCATAAATGATACAGACATTTTACATGAGTCTGGAAACGACCAAACGAAGAGTGGAACTGCGCTGGTTGATGGAGGCATCATGAAACTTTTTTTCAGGCAATGTGTGGATCTACTCTATTTACCAGCCGGAATACACCAAGAACTCAACGATTGTGGACGTTTACTGTGACAAGACGCTCTACCTGTTCGCCTTCTGGATCACCACTCTGGCCTACATCCTCTTCGGCGTGATCCTgctgagcagctgctgtgtcATGGTCTGCCTCTTCTTGAGTGGCCAAGCCGACGCCGACGAAAACATCTAGAGACTTTTGCCGTTGGGGTGGGCGTGTCAACTGTGTGTGAGGCACGTCTTGTGCAACAAGAGGAATCCGTTTAATCACTTTCTAGGATCCTGTAGTTTTTCTCTAATGcccaaattatgttttttcccaCAAAATATATTTCCAGAACAAGCACTGTCGGTCTGAGACTTTCAATTTCTTACACAGAAAGAGTTCAAGAGTTTGAAGGAAGCATGTATGGGGAGTTTGAGAAATTACTTTTTAACTTTTCCTTGATGACGACCATTTTTTCAGGAACTCTCCCCCCTCCTTGTTTCCCCCCTGATTCCTGGCTCCGCCCTCATGAGTCTCAGCTGTGCTCAGTTGTCTCCCGGCCTCCCCCTGTGCTCTTCAGTTCACTTCTTATCTTCAGAACTTTAGGACTTTCCATCTGACCAGCCACAATGTGTAAGCCTGCATTAACTGTGCCTTTATTCAAGACTTCAGTTCTTTTTTAAGGAGCATTTGGAAATAGGAAATCCACACCTGTGCACACTGAGGCTCACAGGCAACTATGTTCTTGTATAAAGACGTGTCTGCAAGTTCTTCAGACACGTCTAACATAATCTGATAGTTTGTACAACCACATGCTTTTAATAAATAACCAATTATCTTTGCATTTTCTGGCTGCTTAGTATTTTTCTGTATATTGTGACGTGTGTTAGTTTGACGATCTCTATACTGAGAGTTTTTCAGGGAGGAAGTTAGCTTCAGTTTTGGCAGTTGGTCTCACGGTGATGTCGACACAGACAGATTTCAGTGTCAATGTTCATCTTACAGTGGCTCTATTTCTAcaaattttaactttttattgatttaacatAAACCTGAAAGATTTGTGTTGATAGCCCCAAAAATGGCCGTTGTCTCCTCCACaccaggaaagaaaagaggaggggtATTTGATCGGTTGCAAACTAACTTtgccactagatgccactaaatctCTGTGTTGCTTTAATAACCATGACACATGACATGATTTCAAGTCATTATCATTTTGGAGGCTTgagtttcatgtgtttttaaaattggaccacataaacacacacacacacacacacacacacacacacacacacacacacacacaccttgtcaCTACATAAAGTGGGCTGATAATTGCAATTTATATTATTAGAGTTTATATTTACAAAGCACATAagacagatgagacacacaggaaaacaatcctgtgtgtgtgtgcgcacacacacacatacagtttcAGGTTCCTCCTCTGGTTTCTATGTAAGGaaagagagtgtgtctgtgacccTGTGTGCGAGacataaatctgtttctgcagaaccAACTCTTCTCTATGCGGTCTGGCCACGCAGAGTCATGGGAAGTCAGTCATCTGCTCTCAGGATGCTGAGTTAAGATGTTTCAAAATGAGATAAAAAGGAGAAAACGGGTCCTTGAAagtgcagagcagcaggttATTGCCCCATGGACATTGGGACATGTGGTGAAGTGCTGATCCACTCACAGCTGACTGTTCATTTCTTTATGAGAAATGAACAGTCACCTTAAGAAAACTTCTTCTAAGTTTTCTTAAGAATcaaactgggaaaaaaacacaatcctgACTCAGATTtgtgaattaaaatgaatttaccAAAAGAAAAGTGCataaaataattcatggctcttgaaacatatttttgtgggtcaggaaacacacaaaagatCCTTATACATTAAGGGATTCTCATTTTGGTCAACAGTTGTTTAATTGTTCTCTTAATAAGAATTTATGTTTTACTTGCAAAACTTagacacaaaagaaaatgttcttgAGACCCGATGAAGATTTTGGGAGCAttacatttg
This sequence is a window from Platichthys flesus chromosome 24, fPlaFle2.1, whole genome shotgun sequence. Protein-coding genes within it:
- the LOC133950293 gene encoding transmembrane protein 272-like, with the translated sequence MTIYFLLSGFPKLFGCAIPVAKIAIGSVYLDDCPVQPYIPIYLIVSGVIGLMLALLTFMPFSQKPEDGTSNPINRVCITWDSLLRCFLCCWFIAGNVWIYSIYQPEYTKNSTIVDVYCDKTLYLFAFWITTLAYILFGVILLSSCCVMVCLFLSGQADADENI
- the LOC133950161 gene encoding transmembrane protein 272-like produces the protein MTGFVERIPRPPQPKGATLGFSKLLGCAIPVAQIAIGSVYLDDCPVQPYIPIYLIVSGVFGLMLALLTCMPFSQKPEDGTSSPINRVCVMWNSLSSCFLFCWFITGNVWIYSIYQPEYTKNSTNLDVYCDKTLYLFAFWITTLAYILFGVILLCSCCVMVCFFLCGRADADDNI